In Micromonospora purpureochromogenes, a single window of DNA contains:
- a CDS encoding phospholipase D-like domain-containing protein, with protein MIVLLPVSRFRVPYDLARGKPYSRLEHMVLNAVADGGATLRSLAEAFRVHDRLLVQAVVTLVNAGWVAVQGGPQASFVLTGAGHEAVSGDREPVSVIVETARPGIVVMERHSGQVARQSEARSYRRDDLTEVWDTAPRIGTRIVRDSVDEAQVQKLLHREAGEWVRRIGRIEEISRDAHWLPLDVDIDAKQVLGLPPPWRHALTAPALAAAATAAGGSPRPLATPRSAARPARRRFLRVTDEDRVHRRGTTVLLAADDVLRGEQAHASALAQALQSARTSVALAIPRLDGPDVFEALAAGCSDAVTRGVRVDLLVGSTAGDPAALTAVANRIGYGADARRGRELLRTRVTGSGASLLLWDRGPGQLVGVVTGHGWVGATAGSPHAAGVKVLSPALCADLARAVASLWTGRSGDDFAGEPIRWRHLADGVEEEAARSQDAAVDGTATTAELLVDEECLAEDDVLADDAAVGLYVPDPAGGDAGRRGVQLIVRGPGAQLVRAAPGAPG; from the coding sequence ATGATCGTCCTGTTGCCAGTGAGCCGGTTTCGCGTCCCATACGACCTCGCCCGCGGCAAGCCGTACAGCCGGCTTGAGCACATGGTGCTCAACGCCGTCGCCGACGGCGGCGCGACCCTGCGGTCGCTGGCCGAGGCTTTCCGCGTGCACGACAGGCTTCTCGTTCAGGCCGTCGTGACGCTCGTCAACGCTGGCTGGGTCGCCGTCCAAGGAGGGCCGCAAGCGTCGTTCGTGCTCACCGGGGCTGGGCACGAGGCCGTCAGCGGGGACCGTGAGCCCGTGTCGGTGATTGTCGAGACCGCCCGTCCCGGCATCGTGGTGATGGAGCGTCACTCCGGCCAGGTCGCCCGGCAATCCGAGGCTCGGTCCTACCGCCGTGACGACCTGACCGAGGTCTGGGACACCGCCCCCAGGATTGGTACGAGGATCGTGCGCGACTCTGTGGACGAAGCACAGGTCCAGAAGCTCCTGCACCGCGAAGCCGGTGAATGGGTGCGCCGTATCGGCCGAATCGAGGAGATCAGCCGCGACGCGCACTGGCTCCCTCTCGACGTTGACATTGACGCCAAGCAGGTGCTCGGCCTGCCGCCGCCCTGGCGCCACGCCCTTACAGCCCCGGCCCTGGCCGCGGCCGCCACAGCGGCCGGCGGTTCCCCCCGCCCGCTTGCAACGCCTCGCAGCGCGGCACGTCCCGCGCGGCGCCGCTTCCTGCGTGTGACGGACGAAGACCGGGTACACCGGCGCGGCACCACCGTGCTGCTCGCCGCCGACGACGTACTGCGCGGCGAGCAGGCGCACGCCTCCGCTCTGGCCCAGGCGCTCCAGTCGGCACGCACCAGCGTCGCTCTGGCCATTCCCCGTCTCGACGGGCCGGATGTGTTCGAGGCATTGGCCGCTGGCTGCTCCGACGCCGTGACGCGGGGCGTCCGCGTGGACCTGCTGGTCGGCTCCACCGCCGGGGACCCTGCCGCCTTGACCGCCGTCGCGAACCGCATCGGTTACGGCGCCGACGCCCGCCGCGGCCGGGAGTTGCTACGGACCCGCGTCACGGGCAGCGGTGCCAGCCTGCTGTTGTGGGACAGAGGGCCCGGACAGCTCGTCGGCGTCGTCACCGGCCACGGGTGGGTCGGCGCGACAGCAGGTAGCCCTCACGCTGCGGGCGTGAAGGTCCTTTCGCCAGCATTATGTGCCGACCTCGCCCGCGCCGTCGCCTCACTGTGGACTGGTCGTAGCGGCGATGATTTCGCGGGCGAGCCGATTAGATGGCGGCATCTTGCCGACGGCGTCGAAGAGGAGGCCGCTCGCTCACAAGACGCCGCCGTGGACGGTACGGCCACCACAGCCGAGCTGCTCGTTGACGAGGAGTGCCTGGCCGAGGACGACGTCCTGGCCGACGACGCCGCCGTCGGCCTGTACGTCCCAGACCCGGCGGGCGGCGATGCCGGGCGCAGAGGCGTCCAGCTGATCGTGCGTGGCCCCGGCGCCCAGCTCGTCCGAGCAGCCCCGGGCGCGCCCGGATAG